CAGTTTGGTGAAGAACTCCTGGGCGACATGCCCTATCGAATAGGGCCCGAGCCCGCTGGCGCGCACACCGCCGAACGGTACGTGCGGCTGGCTGGCCGTGCCGTGGTTGACGTGGACCATCCCGGTGTCCACCTCGCCGGCGAAGGCCAGCGCCGCGGCGAGGTCTTTGGTGAACACCGAACCCGCAAGTCCATAGTCGGAATCGTTGGCAACGTTGATCGCCGTGTCGGTGTCGGGCACCCGGATGATCGACAGCACCGGGCCGAACACCTCCTCCCGGGCCACCGCCATATCGGGTGTCACGTGGTCGAGCACGGTCGGGGCCAGGTAGGGCCCGGTCGGGGTCTCGGTCCGGCGGGTAACCACCACGGCGCCCGCCGCGATCGCGCCTTCGACATAGTCGGCCGCTTTGTTGCGCGCCGATGCGGACACCAACGGCCCGACATCCACCGGGTCGGTTCCCGGCCCGACGCTCAGCGCGTCGTACTCGGCGGCGATCCGTGCGCTCACCTCGTCGGCGACCGATTCGTGCGCGATGACTCGGCTGATGGCGGTGCACCGTTGTCCCGTCGCTTGGATCGACGCGCTGACGATCTCGGCAACGGCACGCTCGACATCCGCGCCGGCATCGACGTATGCCGCGTTCTTGCCACCGAGTTCCAGTTGAACCGGGATGAGGCGCTCCCCGGCCGACCTGGAGATGCGACGCCCGACGCCGGTCGACCCGGTGAACGAGATCGCGTCGACGCCTGGGTGATTGACGAGGGCTTCGCCGACCTCTGCACCACGGCCGCACACGACATTGACGACGCCTGCGGGCAGTCCGGCCTTTTGCAGCAGGTCGGCGAGCCGCAACGCGCTCAACGGAGACTGCTCTGCCGGTTTGACCACCACGGCGTCTCCGGCTGCAAGCGCCGGCGCGATCTTGCGGACAGGAGCGACGATCGGAAAATTCCACGGGGTGATCGCGGCGACGGTGCCCACTGGTACGCGAGTGGTGTACACCAGTGTTCCCGGACGCGCGCTGGGGAACGTCTGCCCGTCGGCGCGCAGTGCCTCACCGCTCATGAATCGGATCTCCGCGACGGCGCGGTCGACCTCGCCCAGGCTTTCCTTGAGCAGCTTGCCCATCTCGGCGGTCGCCGTTGCGGCGAGATCTTCGCGGACCTCGGCGAGCAGCCCGGCCCACCGCGCCAGGACGTCGGCCCGCTGAGACGGCGATGTGGCGGCCCAGCCGGGCTGGGCGGAGCGCGCCGCGCGGACGGCGGCATCGACGTCAGCGGCTTGCGACAGCGGCACTTCACCGATGCTCTCGGCCGTGGCCGGGTTGATCACCGATTGCGTGCGCTCCGGCGTCACAGTGGTTCCACCAATACGATTGCCTTCCACCCTGGCGGTGGTGAGGTTGTCAAGAGTCATGGTGTCGTAGGCGGCTGCGCCGCTCTCCTCTCCGATAGGTCTGTGGTCTCACAGCGCCTGGGCGAGCAGCGCGGCGAGATCGTCGCGGTCTGCCTCGCGCGGGTTCGCAAGGACGTTGTCGCTGCGGACCGCCAGGTCGATGATGCGATCGAAATCCGCGGGAGTCACCCCGAATTGGGACAGCCGGCAGTCCATTTCGATGTCGCGGTAGAGCGCGCCGAGCGCGGCATCCAGGTCGTCGGCCGTCGGGTCCAACGCTGCCGCCACGCGTTCGTACCGGTGGGGCTCTGCCTCCGCGTTGAACCGGCACATCGGCGGCAACATCATCCCGACGGCAAGGCCGTGCGGAACTGAGTGTGTGGCCCCCATCGGAACCCCGAGCGCATGCCCCAGGCCGAGCCGGGTGGCGTTGGCGGCAAGTTCGGCGATGCAACTCGCGGCGAGCATCCCGGCCCTGGCCTCCAGATTTCCCGGAAAGTGGTATGCCGTCCGCAGATTGGCGCCGATGAGGTTGATGGCCTGCAGCGCCATGCCTTCCGAGATCGGGTTGTTCCATGCGCTGCCGTAGGACTCGATCGCATGGCAGAGGGCATCGAGACCGGTGGCGAGGGTGAACTTCGGCGGCAAACCCACTGTGAGCGCGGGGTCGAGGATCGCCCACTGCGGCATGATCGCCATGGATGCGATCGAAAGCTTCGCTCCCGCAGCGTGATCGGTCAGGACGGCGAATTTTGTTACCTCGCTTCCCGGCCCGGCGGTGGTCGGGATCGCGATCACCGGCAGTGGATCCTCGCGCACCTTGTCCGGACCGGTGAGCTCGGCCGCCGTGACGCCGTTGGTCGCGACCGCGGCGGCCGCTTTTGCCGCGTCCATCGCGCTGCCACCACCGAGGCCGATCACACCGTCGTGCGCATTTTGCACGAGCAACGTCCCTATCCGGTCGACGAGATCGGTCGACGGATCGGACTCGACCTCGGCGAACAACTCGAACCGGATGTCGGCCGCCCGCAGCGTGTCCGCGACGCGCGCGGGAATGTCGGTGGCCGCCAACCCGCGGTCGGTGACGACAAGTGGATATTTCACCCCGGTGTCGCGGGTGATGTCGGGCAGTCGGGAGAGTACGTCACGACCGAAAACGATCGTCGTCGGCAGACTGTAGGTCACCGGACGCAACGGATCGCGGACTCGAGCGGTCGGGGTGACGACGCCGGTCATGTTTGAATCTCCTTGCGTGTGTTGACTATCGGACGGGTTCGGCCTCGACCAGCGTGAGCACCCGATCGATCCAGCTGCGATCCCAGGTGCCCGAGGCGATGGCCTGGTGCTCCGCGCTTTCCGCGTCGCGTTTGCGTTCGGCGGCCGCGAGGATCTCTTCGCTTCGGTCCCGGGGGATCACCGCGATACCGTCTTCGTCGCCGATGATCAGATCACCCTCGCAAATCACAATGCCCCCAACGGAAACCGATCCACGGATCTCGCCGGGGCCGTCCTTGTACGGACCCAGATGGGAGAGCCCGCGCGCGAACACCGGCGGTGCGGCCATGGCCAACTCGCTGCGGTCACGAACGGCTCCGTCGACGACGACGCCGGCGAGCCCGCGAGCGGCCGCGTACCTGCCCATCAGGCCGCCGATGATCGCGCGATCCGTCGCACCTCCGGCGGCGACGACGAGGACCTCCCCGGGCCGGGCGATGTCGAGGGCTTTGTGGACGACGAGGTTGTCGCCGGGCCGGGTGTGCACCGTCAGCGCGGGTCCGACCATCGTGGTCCCCGCGGGCAACCCCGCGATGGGCAGGATGCCCGGCGCACCGGCCCATCTGCCGAACACATCGGAAACCAATGAGGTGGCCAACGTACCGAGCCGGGTCAGCGTCTGCTGGGTGGGCAGTTCAGTACTGGGGTGGATACGGCATTCGACGGTCATCCAGGTCCTTCCGAACTTGCGGGGTTGAGTCTTCTGAGCTGATCGATCATCAGGTCTTCGCCGGTCTGCAGATGCGCGATGAGCGCTCGTTCGGCACCGGCGAAGTCGCCGACGGCGATGGCGTCGGCGATCGAAGTGTGTTCGTCGAGGGTGGCGTCGGCGCGGCCCTCCGCGGAGGTGGTGAGGAAATGCCGTCCGCGATCGATCTGTTTTTCCAGCACGCGGTACATCTGCCTGAGCCGCTCGTTGCCGCTGCAGGCCACGATGCGGGAGTGAAAGGCGTTGTCGCGCGCGAAGTAATCGCCGTATGCGTCGGCCGGTATCGGATGTGAGTAGCCGTCGAAGAAGTGGACGAGTTCGGCCGTGACCTTCGGGTCGGGCCGCTTCGCGAGCTCACGTAATGCCTCGGGCTCGAACAGTCGGCGCAGCTGGAACAGTTCACGCACGTCGCGTTCGGTGAACTGGCTGACTTCCCAGCCGCGGCCCCGTGGCGTCACCAACCCCGTCGACTCCAGCCGGTGCAGGGCCTCTCGGACCGGGGTGCGGCTGACACCGAGTTGTCCGGCCAACTCGGGCTCCCGCAGCGCCTGGCCCGGCTTGAGCTCGCCATTGATGATGGCGTTCTGGATCTGCTCGAGGGTCACGTCGGCGAGTACCACGGTAGGGATTGCGCGCAGGCTCATGGGGCCCCATCCTTCCGTACCAGCCGCTGCGACAAGCCCAGCTCGTCCGCCAACGCTTCGAGATCGGCGATGACGGGCCCCGGAAGGAGCAGTCCGTCACGGTCCGCGGCCGCTGCGGCGAGGTCTTCACGTTCACCTGGCAGCAGCACCCGGCTCATCCCCTCGGCAGGCGGAAGTGCGTGGACGTCGGCGACGAACCGACGGACGTTGTCGTCGAAGGCGGCTCGGCTGCCGAAGCTTTCCGGCGCGATCGCGATGAAGATGTGGCCGACGCGCTGCGGCCGATCCCACTGCTCGTACATGTCACCGATCTGTGTTCCGGTGATGCCGGAAAGCATGGTGCCGCAGAGCAACTCGACACCCATGGCGAGCCCGGAGCCTTTCGGACCGGCGAACGGCAGCACCGCGCCCTCGATGGCGGCGACGGGATCTGTCGTCGGGCGCCCTTCGGCGTCGACCGCCCATCCGTCCGGCACCCGGCCCTCCCCCGACCGCGCCATCGAGATGATCTTGCCGCGAGCGGCGTTACTGGTCGCCATGTCGAGGACGATCGGCGGCCCATCGGGTCGCGGGATCGCGTAGCCGAGCGGGTTGGTGCCGACGGCGCGGGTGCGACCGCCGAAGTAGGCCATCACCGCGGGCCCGTTGGTCGCGGCCAGGCCGACCAGTCCGGCCTTGGCGATTCGCTCGAGAAAGTAGGCCAGCGTTCCGCAGTGGTTACTGTTCACGACGCCCACGACGCTGATCCCGTGGGCACCGGCGACCTCGATCGCGACCCTGGTGGCCGCGTCCGCGGCGACCTGCCCCGGCGCATTGTGCGCGTCGACCACCCGAGCGGCCGTCGGGCCACTCACCTGCGGCTCGGCGTTCGGATCGACCAAGCCGGCCCGGGCCCGCCTGCTGTAGATGCGCGTTCGGGTGACGCCGTGACTGCTGACGCCGCGGCGATCGGCGTGTACGAGCGAATCGGCGACCAGCTCGGCCCGGTCGGCGGGGTATCCGGAGCCGACCAGCACCGCGGCGACCAGTTCCCGCAACGACGCCAGGTCGACGTGACGGCTCGGCCCGGCTGCCGGCCCGCCGGCGGCCCCGTTGATGTCGTAGCCGTCAGCCACCTGTTCAGTCGTCACCGAGCGCTCCTCACCAAACCGGGGTTGACTTGTGTATGTATACATATACTGTATCGCGTATCCCGACGGGCTTCAAATCAACCACTCGCCGCGGCCTTTCACTCTTTGTCCAAAGGAGATCGTGTTGAGTACCAACGCAGGTACATCCACTCCCGACATCGCCGAACTGACCGGCAGCCCGCACGGCACGCCGAACCGACTGCGCGCCGCGTTCGGCAGCGCCGCAGGCACCACCGTCGAAAATTTCGACTTCGTCGCCTACGGCACCGCGGCCGCGCTGTACTTCGGACCGGTGTTCTTCCCGAACGAAGACCCGCTGATGGGCACGCTCCTGTCGTTCACGACGTTCGCGCTCGGGTTCGTCGTGCGCCCGCTCGGTGGGCTGCTCGGCGGATACTTCGCCGATCGCATCGGCCGCCGACCGGTGCTGATCGTCGCCCTCATCGTGATGGGCCTGGCCACATCGGCCATCGGCCTGCTGCCGACCTATGCCGCCGTGGGCGTCCTGGCGCCGGTGTTGCTGACGATCTGCCGGCTCATCCAAGGCCTGGCCTACGGCGCCGAGTGGGGAGGCGCTGTCCTTCTCACCTACGAACACGCCCCGTGGAAACACAAGGGCCTGTACACCGCGATCCCCCAGGCGGGGGTCCCGTTCGGCAACATGGCCGCCAGTTTGGTGTTCCTGGCCAGCGTCGCCCTTCCCGGCGACCTCGCATGGCGGGTACCTTTCCTGTCCAGCACCGTGCTGGTCCTGGTCGGCCTCTTCCTGCGACTGCGCGTGCAGGAGTCACCGGCCTTCACCGAGGCGAAAGAGACCGGGGCCGTGGAACACAACCCGGTCGCGTCGATGCTGCGCCACAGCTGGCGCAATCTCGTTCGAGCGCTGCTGCTCCGCGCCGCCGAGAACGCCGGCTACGCGATCGGGATCACCTACATCAGCTCGTATCTCGTCGAGCGCGACCTCGGCGAACGATCAACCGCCGTCCTGGCCATCGCCATCGCGGCGGGTGTCGGCTGCATCGCGGTGCTGCTGTGGGGCGATCTTTCCGACCGAATCGGCAGGCGCAGCGTCTATCTCATCGTCTCGGCCGGTATGGCGTTGTTCGCGGTCCCGATCTTCATGATGCTCAACACCGGGATCGTCGGCGTCATCATCGTGGTCTTCCTGATCACGTTCTGCTTCGTCGAGAACGGTCTGGCCGCGGTGCAGGCTCCGTGGTTCTCGGAGATGTTCCCGGTTGCCACCCGCGCGTCGGGAATCTCGATGGCGTATCAATTCGCCGCCGTCATAGGCGGATTCACACCGCTCATCGCGGTGGCGCTGTACGGCGCGATGGGGTGGATCGGGCCCGCGCTGCTCTACGCGGCCTTCGGGCTCCTCGGTTTCTGCGCTGCCCTCGCGACGCCGGAGACGTGGGGCCGCGAACGCAGGGCCGAGGTCGCAGCCCAGGTCGCGAAGTTCGACACCGCAAGCGATCCGTTGCTCCAGGCGTCGAAATGATGATGCAGCGACTCGCTCAGCGGTTCAGCATCCAGATGCGCGTCGACAACAGCGTCGCGAACGCACACCACAGCGGGTAGGGCGCGAGGATCCCGGCGCGCGGACCCTGGGCTCGCACCGCCCGCCGCGTGAGGTCGGCACTGCTGGCCGTGAGTGCCGCGGCGGTCACCGCCGCGGCACCGAGGCGACGCTGCGAGAAGAAGATCCACGACCAGCTGGCATTCAGTGCGAGGTTGGCGCCGAGGGCCACCGTGAACGCACGAGCCTGATCGTCGCGGCCCGCGGAGCGCAACCGCTCCAGGGTCGACGCCGACACCACGGCGATGTCGGTGTAGAGGATCGGCCAGACGATCGGAAATGCCTGTCGCGGCGGCTGAAACGATGGCTTGCGCAGCGCGGCGTACCAGGAGGACTCCGCCGGCCGGCTCGCCAGGCCGCCGACAAGGGCCGTCGCCAACGTCGCTGATGCTGTCTTCACCACGGTGATCGGTCGCATGCCGCCCTACATACCCCGGCGGTCAGACGACGTAACGCTGCACGCCGAGAATGGCCCGATCGTCGGGCGGCTCGGTGGCCACACAGTCCCGCAGCGCACCGTGCACCGTGTCGACGGACATGTCGGTTCCGATCAGCACCAGCGACGTGCGACGCGGTTCGCCGTCGTCCCAGCGGCTCCGCTCGAACCGCAGCGATGCACCCACGAGTTGCAGTACGAACTTGCGGCCTTCGCCGGCGGGACCGAAGTCGACGAAACCCTTCGCCCGGTACATTCCGGCGGGCCGGTTCTTGAGGAAATCCATGAACCGCCGCGGGTTGATCGGCGTGCTGGTGGCGAACTCGACGCTCTGGAACCTCGCGTGCTCGTGATCGTCGTGTTCGTATGTCTCCCAGAGCATTTCGTCGAGGCTCAGCTGCGCGGCCCTGGGGATCTGCTGCGGTGGATCGATGAGCAGCTCCGGGTCGATCCGGCCGAATTCGGTGAGCAGCAAGGGAACCCGATCGTTGACGGCGGTGATCTTGGCGCGTATCGCCTCCAGTTCGGCGTCGCTGACCTGATCGGCCTTGT
This region of Mycolicibacterium goodii genomic DNA includes:
- a CDS encoding aldehyde dehydrogenase family protein, with product MTPERTQSVINPATAESIGEVPLSQAADVDAAVRAARSAQPGWAATSPSQRADVLARWAGLLAEVREDLAATATAEMGKLLKESLGEVDRAVAEIRFMSGEALRADGQTFPSARPGTLVYTTRVPVGTVAAITPWNFPIVAPVRKIAPALAAGDAVVVKPAEQSPLSALRLADLLQKAGLPAGVVNVVCGRGAEVGEALVNHPGVDAISFTGSTGVGRRISRSAGERLIPVQLELGGKNAAYVDAGADVERAVAEIVSASIQATGQRCTAISRVIAHESVADEVSARIAAEYDALSVGPGTDPVDVGPLVSASARNKAADYVEGAIAAGAVVVTRRTETPTGPYLAPTVLDHVTPDMAVAREEVFGPVLSIIRVPDTDTAINVANDSDYGLAGSVFTKDLAAALAFAGEVDTGMVHVNHGTASQPHVPFGGVRASGLGPYSIGHVAQEFFTKLKVVYVAS
- a CDS encoding iron-containing alcohol dehydrogenase, giving the protein MTGVVTPTARVRDPLRPVTYSLPTTIVFGRDVLSRLPDITRDTGVKYPLVVTDRGLAATDIPARVADTLRAADIRFELFAEVESDPSTDLVDRIGTLLVQNAHDGVIGLGGGSAMDAAKAAAAVATNGVTAAELTGPDKVREDPLPVIAIPTTAGPGSEVTKFAVLTDHAAGAKLSIASMAIMPQWAILDPALTVGLPPKFTLATGLDALCHAIESYGSAWNNPISEGMALQAINLIGANLRTAYHFPGNLEARAGMLAASCIAELAANATRLGLGHALGVPMGATHSVPHGLAVGMMLPPMCRFNAEAEPHRYERVAAALDPTADDLDAALGALYRDIEMDCRLSQFGVTPADFDRIIDLAVRSDNVLANPREADRDDLAALLAQAL
- a CDS encoding RraA family protein, with amino-acid sequence MTVECRIHPSTELPTQQTLTRLGTLATSLVSDVFGRWAGAPGILPIAGLPAGTTMVGPALTVHTRPGDNLVVHKALDIARPGEVLVVAAGGATDRAIIGGLMGRYAAARGLAGVVVDGAVRDRSELAMAAPPVFARGLSHLGPYKDGPGEIRGSVSVGGIVICEGDLIIGDEDGIAVIPRDRSEEILAAAERKRDAESAEHQAIASGTWDRSWIDRVLTLVEAEPVR
- a CDS encoding GntR family transcriptional regulator, with the translated sequence MSLRAIPTVVLADVTLEQIQNAIINGELKPGQALREPELAGQLGVSRTPVREALHRLESTGLVTPRGRGWEVSQFTERDVRELFQLRRLFEPEALRELAKRPDPKVTAELVHFFDGYSHPIPADAYGDYFARDNAFHSRIVACSGNERLRQMYRVLEKQIDRGRHFLTTSAEGRADATLDEHTSIADAIAVGDFAGAERALIAHLQTGEDLMIDQLRRLNPASSEGPG
- a CDS encoding Ldh family oxidoreductase, which translates into the protein MTTEQVADGYDINGAAGGPAAGPSRHVDLASLRELVAAVLVGSGYPADRAELVADSLVHADRRGVSSHGVTRTRIYSRRARAGLVDPNAEPQVSGPTAARVVDAHNAPGQVAADAATRVAIEVAGAHGISVVGVVNSNHCGTLAYFLERIAKAGLVGLAATNGPAVMAYFGGRTRAVGTNPLGYAIPRPDGPPIVLDMATSNAARGKIISMARSGEGRVPDGWAVDAEGRPTTDPVAAIEGAVLPFAGPKGSGLAMGVELLCGTMLSGITGTQIGDMYEQWDRPQRVGHIFIAIAPESFGSRAAFDDNVRRFVADVHALPPAEGMSRVLLPGEREDLAAAAADRDGLLLPGPVIADLEALADELGLSQRLVRKDGAP
- a CDS encoding MFS transporter, giving the protein MSTNAGTSTPDIAELTGSPHGTPNRLRAAFGSAAGTTVENFDFVAYGTAAALYFGPVFFPNEDPLMGTLLSFTTFALGFVVRPLGGLLGGYFADRIGRRPVLIVALIVMGLATSAIGLLPTYAAVGVLAPVLLTICRLIQGLAYGAEWGGAVLLTYEHAPWKHKGLYTAIPQAGVPFGNMAASLVFLASVALPGDLAWRVPFLSSTVLVLVGLFLRLRVQESPAFTEAKETGAVEHNPVASMLRHSWRNLVRALLLRAAENAGYAIGITYISSYLVERDLGERSTAVLAIAIAAGVGCIAVLLWGDLSDRIGRRSVYLIVSAGMALFAVPIFMMLNTGIVGVIIVVFLITFCFVENGLAAVQAPWFSEMFPVATRASGISMAYQFAAVIGGFTPLIAVALYGAMGWIGPALLYAAFGLLGFCAALATPETWGRERRAEVAAQVAKFDTASDPLLQASK
- a CDS encoding TspO/MBR family protein, giving the protein MRPITVVKTASATLATALVGGLASRPAESSWYAALRKPSFQPPRQAFPIVWPILYTDIAVVSASTLERLRSAGRDDQARAFTVALGANLALNASWSWIFFSQRRLGAAAVTAAALTASSADLTRRAVRAQGPRAGILAPYPLWCAFATLLSTRIWMLNR
- a CDS encoding CobW family GTP-binding protein, with the translated sequence MRTTGSVPVLALAGYLGAGKTTLLNHLLRNSRGVRIGALVNDFGAVNIDAMLVAGQVDAMAGLTNGCICCAVDADEAGEMLGKLAAVKPRLDLIVVEASGLAEPAALARTIAMADDKRYHYAGLVLVVDAVEATRAELGNNVQVADLVVVNKADQVSDAELEAIRAKITAVNDRVPLLLTEFGRIDPELLIDPPQQIPRAAQLSLDEMLWETYEHDDHEHARFQSVEFATSTPINPRRFMDFLKNRPAGMYRAKGFVDFGPAGEGRKFVLQLVGASLRFERSRWDDGEPRRTSLVLIGTDMSVDTVHGALRDCVATEPPDDRAILGVQRYVV